From the Candidatus Krumholzibacteriota bacterium genome, one window contains:
- a CDS encoding nucleoside-diphosphate sugar epimerase/dehydratase: MNKRKRILIVGAGEAARMVVSRIKENKELGLVVVGLLDDNPDLDGKKIDGIPVFGKTSRLEEFVLEKKIDEIIIAIPTAPRPFVRNMIHLCGRAGTPYKIVPGVMEIIKGDVSINQIREVRVEDLLGRETVDFELDYIKPALSGKRVLVTGAGGTIGSELCRYISYVNPAELILLGRGENRIFEIEEELKTKFKDIKISTVINNLRNPQRTKRLIATISPDIIYHTAAHKHVHYMEEDPEEAIINNVGTTLNLARASAEAETERFVFISTDKAANPRGVMGASKRVMELYFSTHGRMDKCRFISVRFGNVIGSAGSVVPLFLKQIERGGPVTVSHPQAARYFMTVKEAALLVLEASVMGDGGEIFILDMGEAINILEMAKDIIVLTGHIPEKEISIEFTGLRPGEKLLEELVNVEENLVSSEQEKIFLARSSSQIPAELDEKIEKMVQFAVEGKKNKMLEILRTLVAGLYN, translated from the coding sequence GTGAATAAGAGAAAAAGAATTCTCATAGTGGGAGCGGGCGAAGCCGCTAGAATGGTAGTTTCCAGGATAAAGGAAAACAAAGAACTTGGATTGGTTGTTGTTGGCCTGCTGGATGATAATCCTGACCTTGACGGAAAAAAAATTGACGGTATTCCAGTTTTCGGGAAGACCTCACGTCTGGAAGAGTTTGTACTGGAGAAAAAGATCGATGAGATTATAATAGCGATCCCGACGGCTCCGCGCCCTTTTGTAAGGAATATGATACATCTATGCGGTAGGGCGGGGACTCCATATAAGATAGTTCCCGGTGTCATGGAGATAATCAAGGGTGATGTCAGCATTAATCAGATTCGTGAGGTTCGTGTTGAGGATCTCCTGGGAAGAGAGACGGTTGATTTTGAACTCGATTATATCAAACCCGCTCTATCCGGAAAGCGAGTGCTTGTAACTGGAGCTGGCGGAACGATAGGGAGTGAACTCTGCCGTTATATTTCTTATGTAAACCCCGCTGAACTTATACTTCTGGGGAGGGGGGAGAACAGAATATTTGAGATTGAAGAAGAGTTGAAAACAAAATTCAAAGATATTAAGATATCGACAGTCATTAACAATCTGAGGAATCCGCAGAGGACTAAAAGACTGATTGCTACCATTTCCCCTGATATCATCTATCATACTGCCGCCCATAAGCATGTTCATTATATGGAAGAAGATCCCGAGGAAGCAATTATAAATAATGTAGGTACAACTCTCAATCTTGCCAGGGCTTCCGCAGAAGCTGAGACGGAGCGTTTTGTATTTATCTCTACAGATAAAGCGGCGAATCCCCGAGGTGTAATGGGGGCCTCTAAACGCGTTATGGAGTTGTATTTTTCGACTCACGGGCGCATGGATAAATGCCGTTTTATATCTGTGCGTTTCGGTAATGTGATAGGGAGCGCGGGTAGTGTTGTTCCCCTGTTTCTCAAACAGATTGAAAGGGGAGGCCCCGTTACGGTGAGCCATCCTCAGGCCGCTCGCTACTTTATGACAGTAAAAGAAGCGGCGCTTCTGGTACTTGAGGCGTCTGTAATGGGGGATGGAGGAGAGATATTTATTCTCGATATGGGAGAGGCAATAAACATCCTTGAGATGGCAAAAGATATTATCGTACTTACAGGCCATATTCCGGAGAAGGAGATATCAATAGAATTTACAGGACTGCGTCCCGGAGAGAAGCTCCTTGAAGAGCTTGTAAATGTGGAGGAAAATCTGGTTTCGTCTGAACAGGAGAAGATATTCCTCGCCCGGTCCTCGTCACAAATCCCCGCTGAATTGGATGAAAAGATAGAAAAAATGGTGCAATTTGCCGTAGAGGGAAAGAAAAACAAGATGTTGGAGATCTTAAGAACTCTAGTTGCCGGTTTATATAATTGA
- a CDS encoding GNAT family N-acetyltransferase, protein MVKIEIEERVEEGEIYKLLDKIKFRNFFNTPIWIDILESSFSEFSARWITARIGKTLLGFMPVIFIKRNIFYFIRSLPFGTYGTPVAEDGDISKSLVEQFLKLSTSFRCLNATAVIFDPDWDEWLSSAGLYEVAECRIADLKGGFEDYRMVKLSSSKRKACNGCQRAGVVVRPLKTKGEVLNFYDIYTDMAARWGGVHPFPLSLFMELFVKGGSNVLILGAFLDNRLLGGHVDFYYGDIAQAWQAGVSEEAKSYGVSPYLVLRAIEEAYRRKMKFFNMGSSGGDEGLIYFKESLGGREFNYPVVKSGKRWWEWIRNL, encoded by the coding sequence TTGGTCAAAATAGAAATTGAAGAAAGAGTTGAAGAAGGCGAAATATACAAACTTTTAGATAAGATTAAATTCCGCAATTTTTTTAATACTCCCATCTGGATTGATATTCTCGAATCATCGTTTAGTGAGTTTTCAGCTCGTTGGATTACCGCCAGAATAGGAAAAACCCTTTTAGGCTTTATGCCTGTTATTTTTATCAAAAGGAATATCTTTTATTTTATTCGCAGTCTCCCTTTCGGAACATACGGAACACCGGTAGCAGAAGATGGAGATATTTCAAAGAGTTTGGTAGAGCAGTTTCTAAAGCTTTCAACATCTTTCAGGTGTCTTAACGCGACCGCTGTAATATTTGATCCGGATTGGGATGAATGGCTCTCTTCTGCCGGGCTGTACGAAGTCGCCGAATGCAGAATTGCTGATTTGAAAGGCGGTTTTGAGGATTATAGAATGGTTAAGCTAAGCAGTTCTAAAAGGAAAGCATGCAATGGCTGCCAAAGAGCGGGTGTTGTTGTAAGACCTCTGAAAACAAAGGGGGAAGTTCTAAACTTTTATGATATCTACACCGATATGGCTGCCCGATGGGGAGGTGTTCATCCTTTTCCCCTAAGTCTTTTTATGGAATTGTTCGTAAAGGGAGGCAGCAATGTTCTGATTCTGGGCGCCTTTCTCGATAACAGGTTATTGGGAGGTCATGTGGATTTTTATTATGGAGATATAGCTCAGGCATGGCAGGCCGGCGTTTCTGAAGAAGCTAAAAGTTACGGAGTTTCCCCTTATCTTGTTCTTCGTGCTATAGAGGAAGCATATAGGAGAAAGATGAAATTCTTTAATATGGGAAGCAGCGGGGGAGACGAAGGATTGATTTATTTTAAAGAGTCGTTGGGTGGAAGAGAATTCAACTATCCGGTAGTAAAATCAGGGAAAAGATGGTGGGAATGGATAAGAAACCTGTAG
- a CDS encoding oligosaccharide flippase family protein encodes MDKKPVESGQSRLVENTVSLTVSGIFSVVFTLTQLGLLSRFLGGEEFGLFIALRGLHILLATLILLGLPQVLMRFIPSYQGRGMRKKAFLLFLSSTGIVLFLGALLYSAADLWKGWMPSRLTELLISRDIIFWLTLASITLGLKLLLYGAFKGLRVMSAQMVLELSCLGLFTGYIFFTRNSLSVISLFRALFVINFLVCLTGFPFYFSLSKRLIGKEIIRKDNIILPKLFPYWGNCLLLSFVALAFTDIDRFAMSSMLPVAMISVFHIASRINVFLKRFLGFPIIALQPEVTRLYEEGRWGEFKSKIVLFTKVTFVASLLMVAVVAITGGDIISLIAGTGYKNAYTILLILLPTVPIAAFIAPLLVTMKGLHYIKWALLCDLIWMIVYFGGFPFFVSRLGLKGMAVAQLIASITQMLCAVLIARKQGFYGGIGRRVFRVILIVAVIIPVGISAATLLGLWVSLLSFAMFPFLCRFVFGQLGLFEPDDVEQILSLIKFRWGKRIAGWFFQFEVA; translated from the coding sequence ATGGATAAGAAACCTGTAGAATCAGGGCAATCAAGGCTAGTGGAAAATACAGTATCTCTTACTGTATCGGGGATATTCAGTGTTGTCTTTACCCTGACACAACTTGGACTTCTCAGCCGTTTTTTAGGGGGTGAAGAGTTTGGCCTCTTTATCGCTCTAAGAGGATTGCATATCCTTCTTGCCACATTAATTCTCCTTGGTTTGCCGCAGGTACTTATGAGATTTATACCTTCCTATCAGGGAAGAGGAATGAGAAAAAAGGCTTTTCTTCTTTTCCTTTCCTCAACGGGGATCGTTCTGTTTCTAGGTGCACTGCTGTATTCTGCAGCAGATCTCTGGAAGGGATGGATGCCTTCGAGACTGACGGAATTGCTTATCAGCAGAGATATTATATTCTGGCTGACACTTGCTTCTATCACACTCGGACTTAAGTTGTTGCTTTACGGGGCATTCAAAGGGTTAAGGGTTATGAGCGCCCAGATGGTTTTGGAGCTTTCCTGTCTAGGTCTCTTTACGGGATATATTTTCTTTACAAGGAACAGTCTGAGTGTTATTTCGCTTTTCCGCGCGCTTTTTGTAATTAATTTTCTTGTCTGCCTTACGGGGTTTCCTTTCTATTTCAGTTTGTCAAAACGTCTGATCGGCAAAGAGATAATCAGGAAAGACAATATTATCCTTCCGAAATTATTTCCATACTGGGGAAATTGCCTTCTCTTGAGCTTTGTAGCGCTTGCTTTTACCGATATTGACCGTTTTGCAATGTCATCAATGCTTCCAGTAGCGATGATTTCCGTATTTCATATAGCTTCCAGGATAAATGTGTTTCTGAAGAGATTCCTGGGATTTCCAATTATTGCCCTTCAGCCTGAAGTGACAAGGCTTTATGAAGAAGGCAGGTGGGGTGAATTCAAAAGTAAAATTGTTCTTTTTACAAAAGTAACTTTTGTCGCTTCGTTGCTAATGGTTGCCGTAGTTGCAATTACGGGGGGTGATATTATATCGTTAATTGCCGGAACAGGATATAAAAACGCCTATACAATTTTATTGATCCTTTTGCCGACAGTACCTATCGCCGCTTTCATTGCCCCCCTTCTGGTAACGATGAAGGGGCTGCATTATATAAAATGGGCACTTCTTTGTGATTTAATCTGGATGATCGTCTATTTTGGCGGATTTCCATTTTTTGTTTCCCGTTTGGGATTGAAGGGAATGGCGGTCGCCCAACTGATTGCTTCTATCACCCAGATGCTATGTGCCGTTCTGATAGCTCGAAAGCAGGGCTTCTACGGAGGTATAGGGAGACGTGTATTCCGCGTTATACTCATAGTCGCGGTTATAATACCTGTTGGTATTTCAGCCGCGACTCTCTTGGGTCTGTGGGTATCGTTGTTATCCTTCGCAATGTTCCCTTTTTTATGCCGATTTGTCTTCGGGCAGTTAGGTTTGTTTGAACCCGATGATGTGGAGCAGATTCTTAGTTTGATAAAATTCCGGTGGGGTAAGAGAATTGCCGGATGGTTTTTTCAGTTTGAAGTAGCATGA
- a CDS encoding glycosyltransferase family 4 protein translates to MKEKRILVIVNFFPPAGGGGVYRPLSFVKYLARFSWKVTVLTPKVGEFWISDPGLEDQIPNDVKVVRTLSISPSRFLNAVRKKNGKARPKRSTGSFELLRRLGEIFFIPDTYVGWAPFAYRAASKLCRKEDFDVILSTSPPDSTHLAAGKISRKYRIPWIVDFRDPWISLYLRNPITSVHRKLHQMMERYTVEAERILVTTDWQRRKLIELYPGCSVEKIPNGYEEEDFAGLEDVKPDPGKFTILHAGMLTLERKSENFLKGVSLFLNRTEKAKGLLRIIFAGGRESANEQWVSKLGLENIVVFKNNLPHRECVRLEKSSHVLLLIKHDDRRYNGLIPGKLYEYIGAARPILAVVPDGEAKNIVQDLDRGETAQVNDPEDIAGKIEILFDLYKTRKLDSSYSLEDVPKYSRRSEAERLNNLLSEVVYKDEQ, encoded by the coding sequence ATGAAAGAAAAACGAATATTAGTAATTGTGAATTTTTTCCCTCCCGCCGGAGGGGGTGGAGTCTATCGCCCTCTTTCTTTTGTAAAGTATTTAGCAAGGTTTTCCTGGAAGGTTACCGTTCTTACACCAAAAGTGGGTGAATTCTGGATTTCAGACCCCGGGCTTGAAGATCAGATACCGAATGACGTTAAAGTAGTGCGGACATTATCAATTTCTCCGTCACGCTTTTTGAATGCTGTTAGAAAGAAAAACGGAAAAGCCAGGCCGAAGAGATCAACCGGCAGTTTTGAACTTCTCAGACGGCTCGGGGAAATATTTTTTATCCCTGATACATATGTGGGGTGGGCACCCTTTGCCTACAGGGCCGCTTCGAAACTGTGCCGCAAAGAGGATTTTGATGTTATACTCTCTACAAGCCCTCCCGACAGCACACATCTCGCGGCGGGAAAGATTTCACGTAAATATCGTATTCCCTGGATTGTAGATTTCAGGGATCCATGGATATCCCTTTATCTTAGAAATCCCATAACGTCAGTTCACAGAAAGTTGCATCAAATGATGGAAAGGTACACCGTTGAAGCTGAGAGGATTTTGGTGACAACTGATTGGCAGAGGAGGAAACTTATTGAATTATACCCGGGATGCAGTGTGGAGAAAATCCCTAACGGCTACGAAGAAGAAGATTTTGCCGGGCTTGAAGATGTTAAACCCGACCCGGGAAAATTTACTATATTGCATGCAGGTATGCTGACACTTGAAAGAAAGTCAGAAAACTTCCTCAAGGGAGTTTCCCTGTTCTTAAATCGAACTGAAAAAGCAAAAGGATTACTCAGAATTATCTTCGCGGGCGGAAGAGAATCAGCTAATGAGCAGTGGGTAAGTAAATTGGGGTTGGAAAATATTGTTGTTTTCAAAAATAATCTCCCTCACCGCGAGTGTGTCAGGCTCGAAAAGAGCAGTCATGTGCTTTTGCTGATAAAACACGACGATAGGCGATATAATGGGCTTATACCCGGGAAACTCTATGAATATATTGGCGCGGCACGCCCCATACTTGCCGTTGTTCCGGATGGAGAAGCAAAGAATATTGTACAGGATCTTGATAGAGGTGAAACAGCTCAAGTAAATGACCCGGAAGATATTGCCGGTAAAATTGAGATTCTATTTGATCTCTATAAAACACGCAAACTCGACAGCAGCTATTCGCTTGAAGATGTGCCGAAATATTCAAGGAGATCTGAAGCGGAAAGATTGAATAATCTTCTCTCTGAGGTGGTGTATAAAGATGAACAGTAA
- a CDS encoding cation diffusion facilitator family transporter has translation MNIKISHNKNNTNVKQIKKITWTGIALNLFLAFIKFLFGFIGASHAVIADAVHSISDLSTDLAVLLGVKYWSAPPDKNHPYGHRRIETLITLAIGIILAFIAVGLGYNSLTSVREIHREQTSWIAVIGPLLSIVFKEILYRWTLKIGNRVKSTAVIANSMHHRSDALSSLPALIAVTVSSLNPELSYIDDIGALIISVFILKVSWDIVRPSLIELTDHGASEKDRELIKNIVMNIESVKDVHAIRTRKFSSNLVVDLHVLVDPDISVREGHCISQEVEDEILNKGPDIIDVVVHIEPFESGP, from the coding sequence ATGAATATAAAAATAAGTCATAATAAGAATAATACAAATGTCAAACAGATAAAGAAGATTACGTGGACAGGGATTGCCTTAAACTTATTTCTGGCGTTTATTAAATTCCTGTTTGGTTTTATTGGAGCGAGTCACGCGGTAATTGCTGACGCGGTTCACAGTATCTCAGACCTTTCTACTGATCTTGCCGTTCTACTGGGAGTAAAATATTGGAGTGCTCCGCCGGATAAAAACCATCCCTACGGCCATAGGCGTATTGAAACATTAATAACTCTCGCGATTGGTATTATCCTGGCATTTATTGCTGTCGGATTGGGATATAACTCTCTAACATCAGTGCGAGAAATACATAGAGAGCAAACAAGCTGGATCGCCGTTATTGGACCTCTTCTATCGATAGTTTTCAAGGAAATTCTCTATAGATGGACTTTAAAAATAGGTAATCGCGTAAAATCAACAGCTGTGATTGCAAATTCAATGCATCATCGTTCCGATGCTTTAAGTTCATTACCTGCATTAATTGCTGTTACGGTATCTTCTCTTAATCCGGAGCTGTCATATATTGATGATATCGGCGCCTTGATAATTTCAGTTTTTATTCTAAAGGTTTCCTGGGATATAGTCAGGCCGTCATTAATTGAGTTGACAGATCATGGCGCGTCTGAGAAGGATCGTGAATTGATCAAGAATATAGTTATGAATATAGAAAGCGTAAAGGATGTACACGCCATACGGACACGTAAGTTCAGCTCTAATCTTGTCGTGGATCTCCATGTACTTGTTGATCCGGATATTTCAGTTCGAGAGGGTCATTGTATATCTCAGGAAGTTGAAGATGAGATATTAAATAAGGGCCCCGACATCATTGATGTAGTTGTCCATATAGAACCTTTCGAGAGCGGGCCGTAA
- the rsmH gene encoding 16S rRNA (cytosine(1402)-N(4))-methyltransferase RsmH, translating to MFHIPVMKKEILDLLITNPEGIYVDCTVGTGGHTEGILKAKRNRRISVIGIDQDGMALDIARKRLERYGERVRLIQGNFRDIEKYLAGEKYDGFLLDLGISSLQLDDSCRGFSYMKDGPIDMAMGEDANSVSEMLAGADRGKISRIIKVYGEERKHGMIAKSIVKMRSSEAIERTGQLVEAVKKVVSPNRLYSTLSRVFQAFRIWANDEIENLKLFLPQTLRLLSPRGRIAVISYHSIEDRIVKRFFIHQAKKCVCPPDFPVCVCDKRAELKIVTNKPVLPSILEIENNKRARSAKLRVAERI from the coding sequence GTGTTTCACATACCTGTTATGAAGAAAGAGATTTTAGATCTCCTGATAACGAACCCGGAAGGGATTTACGTGGACTGCACGGTTGGAACAGGAGGGCACACGGAGGGCATTCTCAAAGCGAAAAGAAATCGGAGAATTTCGGTTATTGGGATAGACCAAGATGGTATGGCTTTGGATATTGCCCGGAAAAGATTAGAGAGATACGGAGAACGGGTAAGGTTGATTCAGGGGAATTTCCGAGACATAGAAAAATATCTAGCCGGAGAGAAGTACGATGGATTCCTTCTGGATTTGGGAATTTCATCACTGCAGCTCGACGATAGTTGCCGCGGTTTCAGTTATATGAAGGACGGTCCAATTGATATGGCAATGGGAGAGGACGCGAATTCGGTCAGTGAAATGCTGGCCGGCGCGGACAGAGGAAAAATAAGCAGGATTATAAAAGTGTATGGTGAGGAAAGAAAACACGGAATGATAGCAAAAAGTATAGTTAAAATGCGAAGTTCGGAGGCAATAGAGAGGACGGGTCAATTGGTAGAAGCTGTTAAGAAGGTTGTCAGTCCTAACAGGCTTTACAGTACGCTTTCGAGAGTTTTTCAGGCTTTCAGGATTTGGGCCAATGATGAGATTGAAAACCTGAAGCTTTTTCTGCCCCAGACATTGAGGCTTTTAAGTCCGCGTGGGAGAATCGCTGTTATCTCATACCATTCTATCGAAGATCGCATCGTTAAGAGATTCTTCATCCACCAGGCGAAGAAATGTGTTTGCCCACCGGATTTTCCGGTGTGTGTCTGCGATAAACGAGCAGAATTAAAGATCGTAACGAATAAACCGGTTTTACCATCTATTTTGGAAATTGAGAATAACAAGAGAGCAAGAAGCGCTAAACTGCGCGTAGCTGAAAGGATTTGA
- a CDS encoding penicillin-binding transpeptidase domain-containing protein — translation MIRKLSRGRLRFIVVFLSAAVAVIIFRIVKVQIIQHEKYKNIAKQQWHNKLTISAERGKILDRRGRPLAVTYCTYTLGITPRDIPENKKVVEFIAKIAESTPSQIRKLLNKDKDYVLIKKGLRLSAGQLSKLYLLPGVRLDSVHKRLMPLQAIDKHFIGVVNHKQKAIGGIESAFDEILTGKDGWVVVNRDARNGPFRPIDAPHRKAINGRDIYLTIDSNIQTIVNFELKKAVRKYGAEGGVIIVADPSSGDILALSEFFPDKPKHSLYSTSSYYEPGSTFKLITDAYLLNTGKVAPYDAFYGEEGEAELEFGVFRDDHPHGWLTFRESFVFSSNICTIKAVSGSGREEFYRYILKMGFGEKTGVDLPVESEGFLREPREWSGRSLASIAIGQEIGVTPLQMLSAYCALANGGELYVPRVVLKLREEDGGIEEIPSVRVRRVFPPKISNTIKNFCRDVVREGTGGNASTEMVAVGGKTGTAQKAGRNGYLRNKYITSFIGFAPVETPQVACLVLFDEPDYPYTYGGLSAAPVFNRVIESICLTTDYISQDSGKMLAAGEGEEAKIKTPSFYRMTSSEAYRMASRSGIGVRCSDDKGRVYSQIPGPGTLVETGTEITLLFREKQSGERRSRVPDLRGLTIRKARRILIECGFESTISGFGIVERQNPGPGNLLEVGSNIELFCKTGLRLSESSYRSKSGSS, via the coding sequence ATGATACGTAAATTATCAAGAGGTCGTTTGAGGTTTATTGTTGTATTTCTGAGCGCGGCAGTAGCCGTTATTATATTCAGAATTGTAAAAGTTCAGATAATTCAGCATGAGAAATATAAGAATATCGCCAAACAGCAATGGCACAACAAACTCACAATATCCGCGGAAAGAGGGAAAATCCTCGATCGGCGAGGCCGGCCTCTGGCGGTCACTTACTGCACGTACACTCTTGGTATTACTCCAAGGGATATACCTGAAAATAAAAAGGTTGTCGAATTTATTGCAAAGATAGCAGAGAGTACGCCTTCCCAAATAAGAAAACTTCTTAATAAAGACAAAGATTATGTTCTTATAAAAAAAGGGCTTCGGCTAAGCGCCGGCCAGTTGTCAAAACTTTATCTGTTGCCGGGTGTTCGTCTTGATTCCGTTCACAAGAGATTGATGCCTCTACAGGCCATTGATAAACATTTTATCGGTGTTGTTAATCACAAACAGAAAGCTATTGGCGGAATTGAAAGCGCTTTTGACGAGATTCTAACTGGTAAAGACGGTTGGGTTGTTGTAAACAGAGATGCCAGAAACGGACCGTTCAGGCCTATTGACGCTCCGCACAGGAAGGCTATAAACGGTCGAGATATATATTTGACGATTGACTCAAATATACAGACGATAGTTAATTTTGAATTAAAGAAGGCGGTAAGAAAATATGGTGCTGAAGGAGGAGTGATAATCGTAGCTGATCCTTCCAGCGGTGATATATTAGCTCTTTCAGAATTTTTCCCGGATAAACCCAAACACTCGTTATATTCAACCAGCAGTTATTATGAACCAGGTTCAACCTTTAAGCTTATAACCGATGCTTATCTTTTAAATACCGGCAAGGTGGCTCCATACGACGCTTTCTATGGAGAAGAGGGTGAGGCGGAGCTTGAGTTTGGGGTTTTCCGTGATGATCATCCTCACGGCTGGTTGACTTTCAGGGAATCGTTCGTCTTTTCAAGCAACATTTGTACAATTAAGGCAGTCTCTGGTTCCGGCAGGGAGGAATTCTATAGATATATTCTAAAGATGGGATTTGGGGAAAAAACCGGTGTGGACTTACCTGTTGAATCCGAGGGGTTTTTACGTGAGCCGCGGGAGTGGTCCGGGAGATCACTGGCAAGTATAGCGATTGGTCAGGAAATAGGTGTTACCCCGCTTCAGATGTTGTCCGCCTATTGCGCTCTTGCCAACGGAGGTGAATTGTACGTTCCCCGGGTTGTTCTGAAGCTCAGGGAAGAAGACGGCGGGATAGAGGAAATCCCAAGTGTAAGAGTAAGAAGGGTTTTCCCCCCTAAAATATCCAATACAATAAAGAATTTCTGCCGGGATGTTGTCAGGGAAGGAACTGGAGGAAACGCTTCCACAGAGATGGTTGCCGTGGGTGGAAAAACCGGAACAGCACAGAAAGCGGGTAGAAATGGATATCTGCGGAACAAATATATAACGAGTTTTATTGGATTTGCTCCCGTAGAGACCCCGCAAGTTGCCTGCCTTGTTCTTTTTGACGAGCCCGATTATCCCTACACATACGGAGGGCTTTCAGCGGCACCGGTTTTCAATAGAGTTATAGAGAGCATTTGTTTAACTACCGACTATATATCACAAGATTCCGGAAAGATGCTTGCTGCCGGGGAAGGTGAAGAAGCAAAAATAAAAACACCATCTTTTTACAGAATGACTTCTTCCGAGGCTTATAGAATGGCTTCAAGGTCGGGTATTGGCGTGAGGTGTTCAGATGATAAAGGGAGAGTATACTCTCAGATTCCCGGACCGGGAACACTTGTAGAGACGGGAACAGAAATAACTCTGCTTTTCAGAGAGAAACAATCCGGCGAGAGAAGATCACGCGTTCCGGATTTGAGAGGACTTACCATCAGGAAGGCTAGAAGAATTCTAATAGAATGCGGCTTTGAAAGCACAATATCCGGGTTTGGTATAGTTGAGAGACAGAACCCCGGGCCGGGCAATCTGCTGGAAGTAGGATCAAATATCGAGCTGTTTTGTAAAACAGGTTTAAGGTTATCGGAATCTTCATATAGGTCTAAAAGCGGGAGCAGTTGA
- a CDS encoding UDP-N-acetylmuramoyl-L-alanyl-D-glutamate--2,6-diaminopimelate ligase: protein MLLSELIESVDVLEDRGFTNVNISGISTDSRTVKKGDLFIAVKGERYDGHDFVGDAVKSGAAAVVTRKRVKSEVPLIVVRDTALAEGLLAVKYYGNPARDMFLIGITGTNGKTSSAFLLKSILEESFGIVGIIGTVGYGSGKNIFSSQRTTPGASDLNRKLAAFRDEGCGAVVMEVSSHGVVQGRITGVEFDIGIFTNISRDHLDYHKTFKSYLDAKKKFVLSLAGEERVKEEGKLIYNTDDSVVREIGKEFYGRKISFGVEDDADIKAVNVKTNLKNTTFDLEAADEKVSIELNLLGEFSVYNALAAAAASYALDISSNYIKSGLRRIESIPGRFQVVPSSKGPTVVVDYAHTPDALENVLKFCVNLDSARLITVFGCGGDRDRGKRPIMGAIAVRFSDTVYVTTDNPRTEDPRRIIDEILEGIEKDKCEVKVVVDRREAIRKAVLDAGDNDLVLIAGKGHEEIQIVGRKRFKFSDVSEAERAIKSREVGYQS, encoded by the coding sequence GTGTTACTTTCAGAATTAATAGAATCTGTTGATGTATTGGAAGATAGAGGTTTTACGAATGTTAATATTTCTGGAATTTCAACAGATTCCAGGACTGTCAAAAAAGGTGACTTGTTTATAGCGGTTAAAGGAGAAAGATATGACGGGCATGATTTTGTAGGTGATGCCGTTAAATCCGGTGCGGCGGCAGTTGTTACACGAAAAAGGGTCAAATCCGAAGTTCCTTTGATTGTTGTTCGCGATACTGCTTTAGCCGAGGGGCTTCTGGCGGTTAAATATTACGGCAACCCCGCCCGGGATATGTTTTTAATTGGAATAACAGGCACAAACGGCAAGACTTCTTCAGCTTTCTTGCTTAAATCGATTCTCGAAGAATCCTTTGGAATCGTCGGAATTATAGGAACAGTAGGTTACGGAAGTGGAAAGAATATATTTTCTTCACAAAGGACGACTCCGGGCGCTTCGGACTTGAACCGTAAATTGGCCGCGTTTAGAGATGAAGGATGCGGGGCTGTTGTAATGGAAGTAAGTTCCCACGGTGTTGTTCAGGGCAGAATTACAGGGGTAGAGTTTGATATCGGAATATTTACAAACATTTCAAGGGATCACCTCGATTACCATAAAACGTTTAAGAGTTATCTTGACGCGAAAAAGAAATTCGTTTTATCTCTCGCGGGCGAAGAACGGGTGAAAGAAGAAGGAAAATTAATATACAATACGGATGATTCTGTTGTGCGGGAAATTGGTAAAGAGTTTTATGGCAGGAAAATTTCCTTTGGAGTGGAAGATGATGCCGATATTAAGGCTGTTAATGTAAAGACGAATCTGAAGAATACCACATTTGATCTTGAAGCTGCCGATGAAAAGGTAAGCATAGAGTTAAACCTCCTTGGAGAGTTTTCTGTGTATAACGCTTTAGCAGCCGCCGCCGCTTCCTACGCTCTCGATATAAGTTCTAATTATATAAAATCAGGATTGAGAAGAATAGAATCTATTCCCGGACGTTTTCAGGTTGTGCCTTCATCAAAGGGACCGACAGTTGTTGTAGACTATGCGCATACTCCGGACGCGCTGGAGAACGTTCTGAAATTCTGCGTTAATCTTGATTCCGCGCGTCTTATTACTGTATTCGGATGCGGCGGTGACCGGGATCGCGGGAAGAGGCCTATTATGGGAGCGATAGCTGTAAGATTCAGCGATACAGTTTATGTGACGACCGATAACCCTCGCACAGAAGATCCGCGCCGGATAATTGACGAAATTCTCGAAGGGATAGAAAAGGATAAATGTGAAGTAAAGGTTGTGGTCGATAGAAGAGAAGCTATAAGAAAAGCAGTGTTGGACGCGGGGGATAATGATCTTGTGCTCATAGCGGGGAAGGGTCATGAAGAGATTCAGATAGTCGGACGGAAGAGATTCAAGTTCAGTGATGTCAGTGAAGCTGAGAGAGCTATAAAATCAAGGGAGGTAGGTTATCAGAGTTGA